The Mustela erminea isolate mMusErm1 chromosome 6, mMusErm1.Pri, whole genome shotgun sequence genome includes a region encoding these proteins:
- the BIK gene encoding bcl-2-interacting killer isoform X1 — translation MSHTGPLSRNLFLSTFLQEHGPEALDVPGMTDLVEHYGPGPSPNSSPDDVAMRLAFIGDEMEVRWMLPRLGELPGMAVRSWAFTYNQMRLRGVLRSFMDGLTNLREHIRIWSFLTFRHRVSPNPGRGLVLSLLLLVLLLLGWGLQVLQ, via the exons ATGTCCCACACAGGACCCCTCTCCAGGAACCTCTTTCTGAGCACCTTTCTGCAGGAGCATGGCCCGGAAGCGCTGGACGTCCCCGGCATGACTGATCTCGTGGAGCACTATGGTCCAGGACCCTCCCCTAACAG CAGCCCCGACGACGTGGCCATGCGGCTGGCCTTCATCGGGGACGAGATGGAAGTGAGATGGATGCTGCCCCGCCTTGGCGAGCTGCCCGGGATGGCCGTGCGCAG CTGGGCTTTTACCTACAACCAGATGCGCCTGAGAGGTGTTCTCCGAAGTTTCATGGATGGTCTCACTAACCTTAGGGAGCACATACGGATTTGGAGCTTCCTGACCTTCAGACACAGG GTGTCCCCCAACCCCGGGCGCGGGCTGGTGCTgtccctgctgctgctggtgctgctgctgctagGCTGGGGGCTTCAGGTCCTCCAGTGA
- the BIK gene encoding bcl-2-interacting killer isoform X2, producing the protein MSHTGPLSRNLFLSTFLQEHGPEALDVPGMTDLVEHYGPGPSPNSPDDVAMRLAFIGDEMEVRWMLPRLGELPGMAVRSWAFTYNQMRLRGVLRSFMDGLTNLREHIRIWSFLTFRHRVSPNPGRGLVLSLLLLVLLLLGWGLQVLQ; encoded by the exons ATGTCCCACACAGGACCCCTCTCCAGGAACCTCTTTCTGAGCACCTTTCTGCAGGAGCATGGCCCGGAAGCGCTGGACGTCCCCGGCATGACTGATCTCGTGGAGCACTATGGTCCAGGACCCTCCCCTAACAG CCCCGACGACGTGGCCATGCGGCTGGCCTTCATCGGGGACGAGATGGAAGTGAGATGGATGCTGCCCCGCCTTGGCGAGCTGCCCGGGATGGCCGTGCGCAG CTGGGCTTTTACCTACAACCAGATGCGCCTGAGAGGTGTTCTCCGAAGTTTCATGGATGGTCTCACTAACCTTAGGGAGCACATACGGATTTGGAGCTTCCTGACCTTCAGACACAGG GTGTCCCCCAACCCCGGGCGCGGGCTGGTGCTgtccctgctgctgctggtgctgctgctgctagGCTGGGGGCTTCAGGTCCTCCAGTGA